Proteins from a single region of Gossypium arboreum isolate Shixiya-1 chromosome 1, ASM2569848v2, whole genome shotgun sequence:
- the LOC108480996 gene encoding diacylglycerol kinase 1-like isoform X2, whose protein sequence is MMGDSMLNHILSAYYIPNYILVPESEAKKPPCVPSCPVLVFINSKSGGQLGGNLLSTYRSVLNTNQVFDLGETKPDKVLHQIYATLGSLKQRGDGFASAIESSLRIIVAGGDGTAGWLLGVISDLKLPHPPPVATVPLGTGNNLPFSFGWGKKNPGTDRQSVFSFLEQVKNATEMKIDSWHIIMRMRAPKEGSCDPIGPLELPHSLHAFHRISQTDKLGMDGYHSFRGGFWNYFSMGMDAQVSYAFHSERKLHPEKFRNQLINQGTYIKLGCTQGWMFGSLFRPSPTNIAQIAKVKVMRKQGQWEDLKIPRSIGSIVCLNLPSFSGGFNPWGTPYRKKFLDRGLTPPFVDDGLIEIVGFRNVLHGLVLLAPNGHGTRLAQANAVRFEFKKGAANHTFMRIDGEPWKQPLPADDETVVVEISHFGQVCMLATPLCRSRSMHDPSSPTACYNEDNNSSDEGDSPDDLEEKRKFGAADSFKFPDEFDISYLS, encoded by the exons ATGATGGGCGATAGTATGTTGAACCATATATTGAGTGCATACTACATCCCAAATTATATACTTGTTCCTGAATCAGAAGCAAAGAAACCACCGTGTGTACCTTCTTGTCCAGTCTTAGTCTTTATCAACTCCAAAAGTGGTGGACAGCTTGGAGGGAATCTTCTTTCTACATATCGTTCTGTTCTTAACACCAACCAG GTTTTTGATTTGGGAGAGACGAAACCTGATAAGGTGCTACACCAAATTTATGCCACTTTGGGATCACTTAAGCAGCGTGGAGATGGTTTTGCTTCAGCTATTGAGAGCAGCTTGAGAATAATC GTTGCAGGTGGCGATGGCACAGCTGGCTGGCTTCTTGGTGTAATATCCGATCTTAAACTGCCTCATCCACCTCCAGTTGCTACAGTGCCTCTGGGAACTGGAAACAACCTGCCTTTTTCTTTTGGTTGG GGAAAGAAAAATCCCGGCACAGACAGACAATCCGTATTCTCATTCTTGGAACAAGTGAAGAATGCAACCGAAATGAAAATAGATAG CTGGCATATTATCATGCGAATGAGGGCTCCGAAGGAAGGTTCTTGTGATCCCATTGGGCCTCTTGAATTACCCCATTCTTTGCATGCATTTCATCGCATCTCTCAAACAGACAAACTGGGTATG GATGGTTATCACTCATTTCGTGGAGGATTTTGGAATTACTTCAGCATGG GAATGGATGCTCAAGTATCATATGCATTTCACTCTGAGAGGAAATTGCATCCAGAAAAATTCAGAAATCAGTTAATTAATCAG GGTACTTACATAAAGCTTGGATGTACTCAAGGATGGATGTTTGGTTCTCTTTTTCGTCCATCTCCAAC GAACATAGCTCAAATAGCAAAGGTTAAGGTTATGAGGAAACAAGGCCAATGGGAAGACCTCAAAATACCTAGAAG CATAGGATCTATCGTCTGCCTCAACTTGCCTAGTTTCTCCGGTGGATTCAATCCTTGGGGAACACCGTATAGGAAGAAATTTCTTGAT AGAGGCTTGACTCCTCCTTTTGTAGATGATGGCTTAATTGAGATAGTCGGATTTAGAAATGTCTTGCATGGTCTTGTTTTGCTTGCTCCAAATGGACATGGGACTCGTTTAGCACAG GCCAATGCAGTCCGATTTGAGTTTAAAAAGGGTGCAGCCAATCACACATTTATGAGGATAGACGGAGAACCATGGAAACAACCTCTCCCGGCAGACGATGAGACAGTTGTTGTGGAAATATCACACTTTGGTCAAGTATGCATGCTTGCTACCCCATTATGCCGCTCCCGAAGCATGCACGATCCCTCTTCGCCAACTGCTTGCTACAACGAGGATAACAATAGTAGCGACGAAGGAGACTCTCCTGATGATTTGGAAGAAAAACGGAAGTTCGGTGCAGCTGACAGTTTTAAATTCCCAGATGAATTTGATATATCTTACCTCAGTTAA
- the LOC108480996 gene encoding diacylglycerol kinase 1-like isoform X1, whose product MTCSWDTMMGDSMLNHILSAYYIPNYILVPESEAKKPPCVPSCPVLVFINSKSGGQLGGNLLSTYRSVLNTNQVFDLGETKPDKVLHQIYATLGSLKQRGDGFASAIESSLRIIVAGGDGTAGWLLGVISDLKLPHPPPVATVPLGTGNNLPFSFGWGKKNPGTDRQSVFSFLEQVKNATEMKIDSWHIIMRMRAPKEGSCDPIGPLELPHSLHAFHRISQTDKLGMDGYHSFRGGFWNYFSMGMDAQVSYAFHSERKLHPEKFRNQLINQGTYIKLGCTQGWMFGSLFRPSPTNIAQIAKVKVMRKQGQWEDLKIPRSIGSIVCLNLPSFSGGFNPWGTPYRKKFLDRGLTPPFVDDGLIEIVGFRNVLHGLVLLAPNGHGTRLAQANAVRFEFKKGAANHTFMRIDGEPWKQPLPADDETVVVEISHFGQVCMLATPLCRSRSMHDPSSPTACYNEDNNSSDEGDSPDDLEEKRKFGAADSFKFPDEFDISYLS is encoded by the exons ATGACCTGCAGTTGGGACACGATGATGGGCGATAGTATGTTGAACCATATATTGAGTGCATACTACATCCCAAATTATATACTTGTTCCTGAATCAGAAGCAAAGAAACCACCGTGTGTACCTTCTTGTCCAGTCTTAGTCTTTATCAACTCCAAAAGTGGTGGACAGCTTGGAGGGAATCTTCTTTCTACATATCGTTCTGTTCTTAACACCAACCAG GTTTTTGATTTGGGAGAGACGAAACCTGATAAGGTGCTACACCAAATTTATGCCACTTTGGGATCACTTAAGCAGCGTGGAGATGGTTTTGCTTCAGCTATTGAGAGCAGCTTGAGAATAATC GTTGCAGGTGGCGATGGCACAGCTGGCTGGCTTCTTGGTGTAATATCCGATCTTAAACTGCCTCATCCACCTCCAGTTGCTACAGTGCCTCTGGGAACTGGAAACAACCTGCCTTTTTCTTTTGGTTGG GGAAAGAAAAATCCCGGCACAGACAGACAATCCGTATTCTCATTCTTGGAACAAGTGAAGAATGCAACCGAAATGAAAATAGATAG CTGGCATATTATCATGCGAATGAGGGCTCCGAAGGAAGGTTCTTGTGATCCCATTGGGCCTCTTGAATTACCCCATTCTTTGCATGCATTTCATCGCATCTCTCAAACAGACAAACTGGGTATG GATGGTTATCACTCATTTCGTGGAGGATTTTGGAATTACTTCAGCATGG GAATGGATGCTCAAGTATCATATGCATTTCACTCTGAGAGGAAATTGCATCCAGAAAAATTCAGAAATCAGTTAATTAATCAG GGTACTTACATAAAGCTTGGATGTACTCAAGGATGGATGTTTGGTTCTCTTTTTCGTCCATCTCCAAC GAACATAGCTCAAATAGCAAAGGTTAAGGTTATGAGGAAACAAGGCCAATGGGAAGACCTCAAAATACCTAGAAG CATAGGATCTATCGTCTGCCTCAACTTGCCTAGTTTCTCCGGTGGATTCAATCCTTGGGGAACACCGTATAGGAAGAAATTTCTTGAT AGAGGCTTGACTCCTCCTTTTGTAGATGATGGCTTAATTGAGATAGTCGGATTTAGAAATGTCTTGCATGGTCTTGTTTTGCTTGCTCCAAATGGACATGGGACTCGTTTAGCACAG GCCAATGCAGTCCGATTTGAGTTTAAAAAGGGTGCAGCCAATCACACATTTATGAGGATAGACGGAGAACCATGGAAACAACCTCTCCCGGCAGACGATGAGACAGTTGTTGTGGAAATATCACACTTTGGTCAAGTATGCATGCTTGCTACCCCATTATGCCGCTCCCGAAGCATGCACGATCCCTCTTCGCCAACTGCTTGCTACAACGAGGATAACAATAGTAGCGACGAAGGAGACTCTCCTGATGATTTGGAAGAAAAACGGAAGTTCGGTGCAGCTGACAGTTTTAAATTCCCAGATGAATTTGATATATCTTACCTCAGTTAA